The following are encoded together in the Meriones unguiculatus strain TT.TT164.6M chromosome 16, Bangor_MerUng_6.1, whole genome shotgun sequence genome:
- the Gtf2h4 gene encoding general transcription factor IIH subunit 4 isoform X1: MQTSFAKVMESAPSGGGLNRTHLQCRNLQEFLGGLSPGVLDRLYGHPATCLAVFRELPALAKNWVMRMLFLEQPLPQAAVALWVKKEFSKAQEESTGLLSGLRIWHTQLLPGGLQGLILNPVFRQNLRIALLGGGKAWSDDTSQLGPDKHARDVPSLDKYAEERWEVVLHFMVGSPSAAVSQDLAQLLSQAGLMKSTEPGEPPCITSAGFQFLLLDTSAQLWYFMLQYLQTAQSRGMDLVEILSFLFQLSFSTLGKDYSVEGMSDSLLNFLQHLREFGLVFQRKRKSRRYYPTRLAINLSSGVSGAGGTVHQPGFIVVETNYRLYAYTESELQIALIALFSEMLYRFPNMVVAQVTRESVQQAIASGITAQQIIHFLRTRAHPDMLKQTPVLPPTITDQIRLWELERDRLRFTEGVLYNQFLSQVDFELLLAHARELGVLVLENSAKRLMVVTPAGHSDVKRFWKRQKHSS; encoded by the exons ATGCAAACCAGTTTTGCCAAG GTGATGGAAAGCGCCCCTTCTGGGGGTGGACTGAACAGAACACACCTACAATGCAGAAATCTACAGGAGTTTTTAGGGGGCCTGAGCCCTGGGGTGCTGGACCGGTTGTACGGGCACCCTGCCACTTGTCTGGCTGTCTTCAG GGAGCTCCCTGCTCTGGCTAAGAACTGGGTGATGAGAATGCTATTCCTGGAGCAGCCTCTGCCTCAGGCTGCGGTGGCCCTGTGGGTGAAGAAGGAGTTCAGCAA GGCCCAGGAGGAAAGCACAGGGCTCCTGAGTGGCCTCCGTATCTGGCATACCCAGCTGCTCCCTGGTGGACTCCAGGGCCTCATCCTCAACCCTGTCTTCCGCCAGAACCTCCGAATTGCTCTTCTGGGTGG GGGCAAGGCCTGGTCTGATGACACAAGTCAGCTGGGACCAGACAAGCACGCCCGGGATGTCCCCTCACTTGACAAGTACGCTGAGGAGCGCTGGGAG GTGGTCTTGCACTTCATGGTGGGCTCCCCCAGTGCAGCTGTCAGCCAGGACCTGGCTCAGCTGCTCAGCCAGGCTGGGCTTATGAAGAG CACGGAGCCTGGAGAGCCGCCCTGCATCACTTCCGCTGGCTTCCAGTTCCTGCTCCTGGACACGTCCGCCCAGCTCTGGTACTTCATGCTGCAGTATCTGCAGACGGCCCAG AGCCGAGGCATGGACCTGGTGgagattctctccttcctcttccagcTCAGCTTCTCTACCCTTGGCAAG GACTACTCTGTAGAGGGCATGAGTGACTCTTTGTTGAACTTCCTGCAACACCTGCGTGAGTTCGGGCTTGTTTTCCAGAGGAAG AGGAAGTCCCGGCGTTACTACCCCACACGCCTGGCCATCAACCTCTCATCCGGCGTCTCCGGGGCCGGGGGCACTGTGCACCAGCCAGGCTTCATCGTCGTAGAAACCAACTACCGACTGTACGCCTATACGG AGTCGGAGCTGCAGATTGCGCTCATCGCCCTTTTCTCTGAGATGCTCTACCGATTCCCCAACATGGTGGTGGCCCAAGTGACCCGGGAGAGCGTGCAGCAGGCCATCGCCAGCGGCATCACAGCGCAGCAG ATAATCCATTTCCTAAGGACCAGGGCCCATCCAGACATGCTCAAACAG ACTCCTGTGCTGCCCCCCACCATAACAGACCAGATTCGGCTGTGGGAGCTGGAGCGGGACAGACTTCGCTTCACTGAAG GCGTCCTGTATAACCAGTTCCTGTCGCAAGTGGACTTTGAGCTGCTGCTGGCCCACGCGCGGGAGCTGGGCGTGCTGGTGTTGGAGAACTCGGCCAAGCGGCTGATGGTGGTGACGCCGGCGGGGCACAGCGACGTGAAGCGCTTCTGGAAGCGGCAGAAGCACAGCTCCTGA
- the Sfta2 gene encoding surfactant-associated protein 2 — protein MGTAGGRLENPVASTGAEDPGEERPFPHPLCHPRGEVAAMASSVHLFLLLVLLSSSCAAGPKVILQGKLTEASQASQDSGFPSVLQKICRLLHLPPGTNVTLHHKGPSHRLSCGA, from the exons ATGGGGACCGCTGGGGGGAGACTGGAAAATCCAGTTGCCAGCACTGGTGCTGAGGACCCGGGTGAAGAGAGGCCGTTCCCACATCCCCTCTGCCATCCGAGAGGTGAGGTAGCCGCAATGGCGTCTTCAGtgcacctcttcctcctcctggtcCTCCTCAGCAGCTCCTGTGCAGCGG GGCCAAAGGTGATTTTGCAAGGAAAGCTGACTGAGGCTTCTCAGGCCTCCCAGGACTCCGGCTTTCCCAGTGTGCTCCAAAAG ATCTGCCgcctcctccacctcccaccGGGGACCAACGTTACCCTTCATCACAAGGGGCCTTCACACCGCCTCAGCTGCGGAGCCTGA
- the Vars2 gene encoding valine--tRNA ligase, mitochondrial produces the protein MPRFPLAAFRPPLGGLPPSRGLQPLCTQPEPGAPLPRRNREAKQRRLREKQAALEAGRADRSKAPAAPAKAWSRKEVVVYDVATEPGEKKDVSAPLPPAYSPRYVEAAWYPWWLREGFFKPEYQARLPHATGETFSMCIPPPNVTGSLHIGHALTVAIQDALVRWHRMRGDRVLWVPGSDHAGIATQAVVEKQLWKERRVRRHELSREDFLRAVWEWKHVKGGEIYEQLCALGASLDWDRECFTMDAGSSAAVTEAFVRLHREGLLYRSRQLVNWSCALRSAISDIEVESRPLPGRTELRLPGCPAPVSFGLLVSVAFPVDGEPDTEIVVGTTRPETLPGDVAVAVHPDDPRYTRLHGRQLRHPLTGQLLPVITDTSVEPHVGTGAVKVTPAHSPADAEMGARHGLTPLSVIAEDGTMTSLCGDWLQGLHRFVAREKIVCTLRERGLFRGLREHPMLLPICSRSGDVVEHLLKSQWFLRCQEMGARAAKAVESGALELWPAFHQKSWQHWFAHIGDWCVSRQLWWGHQIPAYKVVGESAEDDTEECWVVGRSEAEARAIAAKQTGRAGPELTLERDPDVLDTWFSSALFPFSALGWPQETPDLAHFYPLSLLETGGDLLLFWVGRMVMLGTQLTRQLPFRKVLLHSMVRDGQGRKMSKSLGNVLDPRDVISGQELQVLQAKLTEGNLDPGELAIAAAAQRKDFPHGIPECGTDALRFALCSHGILGGDLHLSVSEVLNYRHFCNKLWNALRFILRALGEGFVPQPPETVSPSSAVDAWILSRLACAAQDCERGFLSRELSLVTHTLYHFWLHSLCDVYLEAVKPVLANVPSPPGPRQVLFSCADIGLRLLAPLMPFLAEELWQRLPPRQSGALAPSICVAPYPSAHSLESWRQPELERCFSRVQEVVQALRALRATYQLTKARPRVLLQSSDPGDESLFQPFLEALGTLSHCGAVGFLPPGAAAPAGWASAPLGDTVKIYMELQGLVDPQSQLPRLAARRQKLQRQLDELSRTTAEGVAERQQRLSSLRLELSKLDQAASHLQRLSDEAPGWGDSELRS, from the exons ATGCCTCGCTTCCCTCTGGCCGCCTTCCGGCCGCCGCTCGGCGGGCTGCCGCCGTCCCGGGGCCTGCAGCCGCTCTGCACGCAGCCGGAGCCCGGCGCGCCCCTCCCGCGGAGGAACCGCGAGGCCAAGCAGAGGCGCCTGCGGGAGAAGCAGGCGGCCCTGGAGGCCGGGCGAGCTGACCGGAGCAAG GCACCGGCAGCGCCCGCCAAGGCCTGGAGTCGCAAGGAGGTAGTAGTGTATGACGTCGCCACGGAGCCGGGTGAAAAGAAAG ACGTCTCCGCGCCCCTGCCCCCTGCGTACAGCCCCCGGTATGTGGAAGCGGCCTGGTACCCGTGGTGGCTGCGAGAGGGCTTCTTCAAGCCGGAGTATCAG GCGCGGCTGCCCCACGCTACGGGGGAGACCTTTTCCATGTGCATTCCACCTCCCAACGTCACCGGCTCCCTGCACATCGGCCATGCACTCACAGTGGCCATCCAGGACGCGCTCGTGCGCTG GCATCGGATGCGTGGGGATCGCGTGCTGTGGGTCCCGGGCTCAGATCACGCGGGGATTGCTACACAG GCTGTGGTGGAGAAACAGCTGTGGAAGGAGCGGAGAGTGAGGAGACACGAGCTGAGCCGGGAAGACTTCCTCAGAGCCGTGTGGGAGTGGAAACATGT GAAAGGAGGGGAGATCTACGAGCAGCTGTGCGCGCTGGGAGCCTCGCTGGACTGGGACCGCGAGTGCTTCACCATGGACGCC GGCTCCTCGGCAGCTGTGACGGAAGCCTTCGTGCGGCTGCACCGCGAGGGGCTGCTGTACCGGAGCCGCCAGCTGGTCAACTGGTCGTGCGCCTTGAGATCGGCCATCTCGGACATTGAG GTGGAGAGCCGGCCCCTGCCCGGCCGCACAGAGCTCCGGCTGCCCGGCTGCCCGGCCCCTGTGTCTTTCGGGCTCCTCGTCTCTGTCGCTTTCCCTGTGGATGGAGAGCCTG ACACGGAGATTGTGGTGGGAACCACCAGGCCTGAGACCCTGCCGGGCGACGTGGCTGTAGCCGTCCACCCAGACGACCCACGGTACACG CGTCTACACGGGCGACAGCTTCGTCATCCCCTGACAGGACAGCTGCTCCCTGTCATCACAGACACCTCAGTTGAGCCACATGTGGGCACAG GGGCGGTGAAGGTGACGCCTGCTCACAGTCCAGCCGATGCCGAGATGGGGGCCCGGCACGGCTTGACCCCCCTGAGTGTCATTGCAGAGGATGGGACCATGACGTCGCTCTGTGGAGACTGGCTGCAG GGTCTTCACCGATTTGTGGCCCGGGAGAAGATTGTGTGCACGCTGAGGGAGCGGGGCCTGTTCCGGGGCTTACGGGAGCACCCCATGCTGCTGCCCATCTGCAG CCGTTCCGGGGACGTGGTGGAACACCTGCTGAAGAGCCAGTGGTTCCTGCGTTGCCAGGAAATGGGGGCCCGAGCGGCCAAG GCCGTGGAGTCAGGGGCCCTGGAGCTCTGGCCCGCCTTCCACCAGAAGAGCTGGCAGCACTGGTTTGCCCACATTGG GGACTGGTGTGTCTCCCGGCAGCTGTGGTGGGGACATCAGATTCCAGCCTACAAGGTCGTCGGAGAGAGTGCAGAG GATGACACTGAGGAATGTTGGGTGGTTGGTCGGTCAGAAGCTGAGGCCAGAGCCATAGCCGCCAAGCAGACGGGCAGAGCAGGCCCAGAGCTGACCCTGGAGAGGG ACCCTGATGTCCTGGACACTTGGTTCTCGTCGGCTCTTTTCCCCTTTTCTGCCCTGGGTTGGCCTCAGGAG ACGCCAGACCTCGCTCACTTCTACCCGCTCTCGCTCCTGGAGACGGGCGGCGACCTCCTGCTGTTCTGGGTGGGCCGCATGGTCATGCTGGGGACCCAGCTCACCAGGCAGCTGCCCTTCCGCAAG GTGCTGCTTCATTCCATGGTTCGGGACGGGCAGGGCCGGAAGATGAGCAAGTCCCTGGGCAACGTGCTGGACCCTCGGGATGTCATCAGCGGGCAGGAGCTGCAG GTGCTGCAGGCCAAGCTGACAGAGGGCAACTTGGACCCGGGAGAGCTAGCCATTGCAGCCGCGGCACAG AGAAAGGACTTTCCTCACGGGATCCCCGAGTGTGGCACAGATGCCCTGCGATTTGCACTGTGCTCCCATGGAATCCTGG GGGGCGACCTGCACCTGTCTGTCTCCGAGGTCCTGAACTACCGTCACTTCTGCAACAAGCTCTGGAACGCACTGCGCTTCATCCTCCGGGCCCTGGGGGAAGGCTTCGTGCCCCAGCCGCCGGAGACG GTGTCTCCCTCCTCTGCCGTGGACGCCTGGATTCTGAGCCGCTTGGCCTGCGCAGCCCAGGACTGTGAGCGGGGCTTCCTCAGCCGGGAGCTCTCCCTTGTCACCCACACCCTGTATCATTTCTGGCTGCACAGTCTCTGTGATGTGTACCTG GAAGCCGTGAAGCCGGTGTTGGCGAATGTACCCAGCCCCCCGGGACCGCGGCAGGTCCTGTTCTCCTGCGCAGACATTGGGCTGCGCCTCCTCGCCCCACTGATGCCCTTCTTGGCAGAAGAACTTTGGCAGCGGCTGCCGCCCAGGCAGAGTGGTGCCCTTGCCCCCAGCATTTGTGTGGCCCCCTACCCCAGTGCCCACAGCCTG GAGTCCTGGCGTCAGCCTGAGCTGGAACGCTGCTTCTCCAGGGTCCAAGAGGTGGTGCAGGCGCTGCGGGCCCTCCGAGCCACCTACCAGCTCACAAAAGCCCGACCCCGAG TGCTGCTGCAGAGCTCCGACCCGGGAGACGAGAGCCTGTTCCAGCCCTTCCTGGAGGCCCTGGGCACCCTGAGCCACTGTGGGGCTGTAGGATTCCTGCCCCCAGGGGCAGCGGCTCCCGCAGGCTGGGCCTCGGCCCCACTGGGGGACACCGTGAAGATCTACATGGAGCTGCAG GGTCTGGTGGACCCCCAGAGCCAGCTACCTCGGCTAGCTGCCCGGAGGCAGAAGTTACAGAGGCAGCTTGATGAGCTGAGCCGGACCACAGCAGAGGGGGTTGCGGAGAGGCAGCAGAGG CTCTCCTCCCTCCGCCTGGAATTGTCAAAGCTGGACCAGGCGGCCTCCCACCTCCAGCGGCTGAGTGATGAGGCTCCAGGGTGGGGAGACTCTGAGCTCCGCTCCTGA
- the Gtf2h4 gene encoding general transcription factor IIH subunit 4 isoform X2 gives MESAPSGGGLNRTHLQCRNLQEFLGGLSPGVLDRLYGHPATCLAVFRELPALAKNWVMRMLFLEQPLPQAAVALWVKKEFSKAQEESTGLLSGLRIWHTQLLPGGLQGLILNPVFRQNLRIALLGGGKAWSDDTSQLGPDKHARDVPSLDKYAEERWEVVLHFMVGSPSAAVSQDLAQLLSQAGLMKSTEPGEPPCITSAGFQFLLLDTSAQLWYFMLQYLQTAQSRGMDLVEILSFLFQLSFSTLGKDYSVEGMSDSLLNFLQHLREFGLVFQRKRKSRRYYPTRLAINLSSGVSGAGGTVHQPGFIVVETNYRLYAYTESELQIALIALFSEMLYRFPNMVVAQVTRESVQQAIASGITAQQIIHFLRTRAHPDMLKQTPVLPPTITDQIRLWELERDRLRFTEGVLYNQFLSQVDFELLLAHARELGVLVLENSAKRLMVVTPAGHSDVKRFWKRQKHSS, from the exons ATGGAAAGCGCCCCTTCTGGGGGTGGACTGAACAGAACACACCTACAATGCAGAAATCTACAGGAGTTTTTAGGGGGCCTGAGCCCTGGGGTGCTGGACCGGTTGTACGGGCACCCTGCCACTTGTCTGGCTGTCTTCAG GGAGCTCCCTGCTCTGGCTAAGAACTGGGTGATGAGAATGCTATTCCTGGAGCAGCCTCTGCCTCAGGCTGCGGTGGCCCTGTGGGTGAAGAAGGAGTTCAGCAA GGCCCAGGAGGAAAGCACAGGGCTCCTGAGTGGCCTCCGTATCTGGCATACCCAGCTGCTCCCTGGTGGACTCCAGGGCCTCATCCTCAACCCTGTCTTCCGCCAGAACCTCCGAATTGCTCTTCTGGGTGG GGGCAAGGCCTGGTCTGATGACACAAGTCAGCTGGGACCAGACAAGCACGCCCGGGATGTCCCCTCACTTGACAAGTACGCTGAGGAGCGCTGGGAG GTGGTCTTGCACTTCATGGTGGGCTCCCCCAGTGCAGCTGTCAGCCAGGACCTGGCTCAGCTGCTCAGCCAGGCTGGGCTTATGAAGAG CACGGAGCCTGGAGAGCCGCCCTGCATCACTTCCGCTGGCTTCCAGTTCCTGCTCCTGGACACGTCCGCCCAGCTCTGGTACTTCATGCTGCAGTATCTGCAGACGGCCCAG AGCCGAGGCATGGACCTGGTGgagattctctccttcctcttccagcTCAGCTTCTCTACCCTTGGCAAG GACTACTCTGTAGAGGGCATGAGTGACTCTTTGTTGAACTTCCTGCAACACCTGCGTGAGTTCGGGCTTGTTTTCCAGAGGAAG AGGAAGTCCCGGCGTTACTACCCCACACGCCTGGCCATCAACCTCTCATCCGGCGTCTCCGGGGCCGGGGGCACTGTGCACCAGCCAGGCTTCATCGTCGTAGAAACCAACTACCGACTGTACGCCTATACGG AGTCGGAGCTGCAGATTGCGCTCATCGCCCTTTTCTCTGAGATGCTCTACCGATTCCCCAACATGGTGGTGGCCCAAGTGACCCGGGAGAGCGTGCAGCAGGCCATCGCCAGCGGCATCACAGCGCAGCAG ATAATCCATTTCCTAAGGACCAGGGCCCATCCAGACATGCTCAAACAG ACTCCTGTGCTGCCCCCCACCATAACAGACCAGATTCGGCTGTGGGAGCTGGAGCGGGACAGACTTCGCTTCACTGAAG GCGTCCTGTATAACCAGTTCCTGTCGCAAGTGGACTTTGAGCTGCTGCTGGCCCACGCGCGGGAGCTGGGCGTGCTGGTGTTGGAGAACTCGGCCAAGCGGCTGATGGTGGTGACGCCGGCGGGGCACAGCGACGTGAAGCGCTTCTGGAAGCGGCAGAAGCACAGCTCCTGA
- the Gtf2h4 gene encoding general transcription factor IIH subunit 4 isoform X3: MVGSPSAAVSQDLAQLLSQAGLMKSTEPGEPPCITSAGFQFLLLDTSAQLWYFMLQYLQTAQSRGMDLVEILSFLFQLSFSTLGKDYSVEGMSDSLLNFLQHLREFGLVFQRKRKSRRYYPTRLAINLSSGVSGAGGTVHQPGFIVVETNYRLYAYTESELQIALIALFSEMLYRFPNMVVAQVTRESVQQAIASGITAQQIIHFLRTRAHPDMLKQTPVLPPTITDQIRLWELERDRLRFTEGVLYNQFLSQVDFELLLAHARELGVLVLENSAKRLMVVTPAGHSDVKRFWKRQKHSS, translated from the exons ATGGTGGGCTCCCCCAGTGCAGCTGTCAGCCAGGACCTGGCTCAGCTGCTCAGCCAGGCTGGGCTTATGAAGAG CACGGAGCCTGGAGAGCCGCCCTGCATCACTTCCGCTGGCTTCCAGTTCCTGCTCCTGGACACGTCCGCCCAGCTCTGGTACTTCATGCTGCAGTATCTGCAGACGGCCCAG AGCCGAGGCATGGACCTGGTGgagattctctccttcctcttccagcTCAGCTTCTCTACCCTTGGCAAG GACTACTCTGTAGAGGGCATGAGTGACTCTTTGTTGAACTTCCTGCAACACCTGCGTGAGTTCGGGCTTGTTTTCCAGAGGAAG AGGAAGTCCCGGCGTTACTACCCCACACGCCTGGCCATCAACCTCTCATCCGGCGTCTCCGGGGCCGGGGGCACTGTGCACCAGCCAGGCTTCATCGTCGTAGAAACCAACTACCGACTGTACGCCTATACGG AGTCGGAGCTGCAGATTGCGCTCATCGCCCTTTTCTCTGAGATGCTCTACCGATTCCCCAACATGGTGGTGGCCCAAGTGACCCGGGAGAGCGTGCAGCAGGCCATCGCCAGCGGCATCACAGCGCAGCAG ATAATCCATTTCCTAAGGACCAGGGCCCATCCAGACATGCTCAAACAG ACTCCTGTGCTGCCCCCCACCATAACAGACCAGATTCGGCTGTGGGAGCTGGAGCGGGACAGACTTCGCTTCACTGAAG GCGTCCTGTATAACCAGTTCCTGTCGCAAGTGGACTTTGAGCTGCTGCTGGCCCACGCGCGGGAGCTGGGCGTGCTGGTGTTGGAGAACTCGGCCAAGCGGCTGATGGTGGTGACGCCGGCGGGGCACAGCGACGTGAAGCGCTTCTGGAAGCGGCAGAAGCACAGCTCCTGA